The window CCGATGAGACTGAGCGTGGCGGAGTGCGGTTGTGACGCGGCTGATTGATGCGGGTGTATCTCATTGCAAATGCACGCATCCGGTTTTGGTGTCGGGCTTCTCGCGACTTTGGCCACGGGCTTGCAATATGTCCGGGCATAGCAAACACGCTCCCGAAGAGAAAGTATTCCGGAGCCTCAACGAGGACCCCAAAAAGGGCGCCTCAGAAAAAGGAGATTCACCATGAACCGCATATCCGCAATCGCTCTCTTCGTCGCAGCAAGTTTCGTTACGGCCGGCAGCGCCATGGCACAGGATCATCGAATCCAGGCAACCGTTCCGTTCAACTTCACCGTCAATGGTGAATCGCTACCTGCTGGAACCTACACAATCGGCTCCAGTGTCTCTTCTCCACGCATCATCACGATCAATGAGCGAGAGAAGAAGGTTAGTCTGATGACCGTTACCTTGCCCGATTCGCCCGATTCGCGCACAACGAACAAGCTGGTCTTCCACAAGTATGGAAACCAATACTTCCTCAGCGAGATTCGTTGCAACGCCGCATCGATGAACGTTCACCTGAGGACCTCGAAACAAGAAAAGTGGGCTAAGGCACAGACGCAAGAGGCAGCTCTTCGCGAAGACAACAATGTTCTGGTCGCGCTCAACTAGTTACTCAGAGTTAGAGACGAGATGGACCCGGGGACGACGTCTCCGGGTCTTCTTCTGTTTAGAGACGGGTATTTCGAGACAGCCAGGGCTGACGATTATTTTTTTTGTATTACTTCGCGGATGAGGGGTTGGGTCTGGGGTGGTGTCGAAGCGATGTGGAGGGTTTCGCGCAGCATGGCTTCGGGTTCGTCGAGGAGATCGGGGTCTTCGCTGAAGAGGGTGATGAGGGGTTGGCCGAGTTTTATTTCGGCTCCGAGTTTGGCGTGCATCTCGATGCCGGCGTGGGCGCTAACGGGATCGCCGGGTTTGGCGCGGCCTGCGCCAAGGCGTTGAACCGCCCAGCCGACTTGTTTGCAGTCCATGTTGGCGAGATAGCCGGAGTGAGTGGCGGCGAGTGTGCGCGTGGCAGTGGGTTGATGGTGCGCTGCGGGGTCTTCGAAGACGGCGATGTCGCCGCATTGGGTTGCGACGATCTTGAGCCAGGCTTTGTAGGCGGCGCCGCTGAGCAGGTACTCGTTAGAGAGTACGGCACCGTCTTCCGGCGTAATGGCGTGGTCAGCCAGGTAAAGCATCCAGCCGGAGAGGATGTTTGAGAGTTCGATCAGGTCGGTCGACATGGGATGACGGTCCTGGGGGCGCTGGGCGCGCATGATGTCGATGCACTCCCAGACCTCGATCCAGTTGCCGGAGAAGCGGCCGAGTGGCTCGTCCATGCCGGTGAGGAGCGCGACGGTGCGGGTGCCGGAGGTTTCGCCGGTTTGGACCATGAGTTCGGCGAGGAACTTCGATTGGTCGTAGGTGGGCATGAAGGCGCCGCTGCCGACCTTGACGTCGAGGACGAGGGCTTTGAGATCTTCGGCGAGTTTTTTGCTCATGATGCTGGCGCAGATGAGGAATGGGGACTCGACGGTGCCGGTGTGGTCGCGGAGGGCGTAGAGGATGCGGTCGGCGGGGACGAGGTGAGGGGTTTGGCCGACCATGGCTGCGCCGCATTTTTCGAGGGTAAGGAAGAGCTGATCGAGTGTGAGTTGCGTGTTGAAGCCGGGGATGGTCTCGAGCTTGTCGAGTGTGCCGCCGGTGTGGCCGAGGCTGCGGCCGGAGATCATGGGGACGCAGATACCGGGGATACCTGCGGGTGTTGGCGAGGCAAGGCCTGCTGCGGCGAGGATGGGGGCGATGAGGAGCGAGGTCTTGTCGCCGACGCCGCCGGTGGAGTGCTTGTCGATGGTGAAGGTGTGGAGTGGGGTGGCGTCGAAGATTTCGCCGGAGTAGCGCATGGCGGAGGTGAGGGTGGCGAGCTCGTGAGGGTCGAGTCCGCGTTGGAAGACGGCCATGAGGAGTGCGGCGATCTGGGCGTCGGTGACGAGCTGGTTGGTTGGGGTACGGTCGACGATGGCGCGGATGAAGGCTCTGATTTCGTCCTCGCTGAGGACGTGACCGTCGCGCTTGTGAAGGATGACGTCGATGGGGTGGATGGGCTGAGTCATAACGATGAATGTATCTAGTATAGTTACGAATTTGGGTGCGGATCTCTTGCGAATTTCCTATGAGTTTTCCAGGACGAAGGCGGCGGGGAGAAGTTTGGAGATGGTGGTTTCGGATATGACTCCGAAGGCGGAGGGATAAAAGATGATGGTGTCGGGGGCGCTGAACTCGTGGATGGTTTGGCGGCAGGCTCCGCAGGGTTCGCTGGCGGTGGCGTTGAGGTTGGCGACGGCGACGGCGCGGATGCGGATGCCGGGGCCGTAGAGAGAGACAGCGGT is drawn from Edaphobacter lichenicola and contains these coding sequences:
- a CDS encoding thymidine phosphorylase; its protein translation is MTQPIHPIDVILHKRDGHVLSEDEIRAFIRAIVDRTPTNQLVTDAQIAALLMAVFQRGLDPHELATLTSAMRYSGEIFDATPLHTFTIDKHSTGGVGDKTSLLIAPILAAAGLASPTPAGIPGICVPMISGRSLGHTGGTLDKLETIPGFNTQLTLDQLFLTLEKCGAAMVGQTPHLVPADRILYALRDHTGTVESPFLICASIMSKKLAEDLKALVLDVKVGSGAFMPTYDQSKFLAELMVQTGETSGTRTVALLTGMDEPLGRFSGNWIEVWECIDIMRAQRPQDRHPMSTDLIELSNILSGWMLYLADHAITPEDGAVLSNEYLLSGAAYKAWLKIVATQCGDIAVFEDPAAHHQPTATRTLAATHSGYLANMDCKQVGWAVQRLGAGRAKPGDPVSAHAGIEMHAKLGAEIKLGQPLITLFSEDPDLLDEPEAMLRETLHIASTPPQTQPLIREVIQKK